The nucleotide sequence GGTGAAATTCCTGCAGATTTTGGTAGAAAATAGGGATATCATCATTTTTTAAAATTTGATTTCCAATGCTGTGGATTTGGCAGTTCAAAAACCTATCTTTGCAGCAAATTTCAAAATTTAATGGGTAAACTTTTAATCGTAGGAACAGTCGCATTTGACGCTATAGAAACCCCTTTCGGCAAAACCGATAAAATTTTGGGAGGGGCAGCCACCTTTATTGGTCTGGCAGCTTCCCAGTTTAGAGTAAAATCTGCCATTGTTTCTGTTGTGGGCGAAGATTTTCCCCAAGATTATTTGGATCTTTTGACCGAAAAGAATATTGATATTTCAGGCCTACAGGTTATTAAAGGTGGTAAAACCTTCTTTTGGAGTGGCAAATATCACAACGATCTTAATTCCAGGGATACCTTATCCACAGAATTGAATGTACTGGCCGACTTTGCTCCGGTAGTTCCAAACAATTTTAAGGACGCAGACGTATTAATGTTGGGAAATTTACACCCGGACACACAACTGAGCGTAATTAATCAGATGGAAGAACGACCAAAGCTAATAGTACTGGATACCATGAACTTTTGGATGGACCATGCCCTTGATGAATTGAAGGAAGTTGTAAAACACATAGACGTGATCACCATTAACGATGAAGAGGCCAGACAGCTAACCGGAGAGCACTCCTTGCTAAAGGCTGCGGAGAAAATACATCTTATGGGCCCTAAATTTGTGGTCATAAAAAAAGGGGAACACGGCGCATTGTTGTTTCACAATTCCCAGGTATTTTTTGCCCCAGCGCTGCCCTTGGAGGAGGTTTTTGATCCAACAGGTGCAGGAGATACCTTTGCAGGAGGCTTTTCTGGATATTTGGCGGAATCCGAAAACATTAGTTTCAACAATCTAAAGAGTGCGGTTATACACGGTTCCAATTTAGCCTCATTTTGTGTTGAACGATTTGGCACTGAAAGAATGGAAAAATTAGATAAGAAAGAGGTCAACGACAGGTTGCTCCAATTTAAGGAGCTTACCCAATTTGATATTGAATTACAATAAATATGTGCCCTAATTTTACAGGGCATTTTTAATTTAAAGTTACCATGAGCGACGCTATAAAGCATGAATGTGGAATTTCCCTGATTCGGTTATTGAAGCCGTTGGAATATTATCAAGAAAAGTACGGTTCTGCCTTTTACGGGGTAAACAAGATGTACTTGATGATGGAAAAACAGCATAACCGTGGCCAGGATGGTGCAGGTTTTGCCAGTATTAAATTGGATATGGAAGCTGGCGAACGGTATATGAGTCGGGTACGCTCCATAGACCAACAACCCATACAGGATATTTTTGCCCAAATAAACGATCGTATAAACACTTCTTTTAAAGAAAATCCGGAATACATCAATGATGTGGCCAAACAGAAAAAGCATATTCCCTACATTGGGGAAGTTCTTTTGGGTCACGTACGTTACGGAACTTTTGGAAAAAACAGTATAGAGAGTGTACATCCCTTTTTAAGACAAAACAATTGGATGCACCGTAACCTGATCGTTGCCGGAAATTTTAACATGACCAATGTTAATGAACTTTTCGACAACCTTGTACAAATTGGACAACACCCGAAGGAAAAAGCCGATACCGTTACGGTAATGGAAAAAATTGGGCATTTTCTAGACGATGCAGTTGCTCAACTTTATAAGGATATTAAAAAAGAAGGCTTTAACAAGAGGGAAGCCTCCCCATTGATTGCGGAAAGATTAAATGTTGCTAAGATTTTGAGAAGAGCGGCCAAAAATTTTGATGGTGGTTATGCCATGGCCGGCCTTTTGGGACATGGCGATTCCTTTGTTCTAAGAGACCCTGCAGGAATTAGACCTGCGTATTACTATAAAGACGATGAGATTGCTGTGGTAGCCTCCGAAAGGCCTGCAATACAGACAGTATTCAACGTTAATTTTGACGACGTTAAGGAATTGGACCCGGGACACGCCATCATCATCAAAAAAAATGGCAAGGTTAAGATCAAGAGAATTTTAGAACCTACCGAAAGAAAGGCCTGTTCTTTTGAACGTATTTATTTCTCTAGGGGAAGTGACAAGGAAATATATCAGGAAAGAAAAATGTTGGGAAAACTGCTTTTCCCACTAATCCTGAAATCGATAGATAACGATATAAAAAATACCGTATTCTCCTATATCCCCAATACTGCGGAAACCTCCTTTTTCGGAATGGTAATCGCAGCACAGAACTACATGAACAAAAAGAAAGAAGAACAGATTCTTTCTATTGGAAGAAAAATAACACGGGAAGAACTACATGAGATCTTGGAAGTGAGGCCAAGAATAGAGAAAGTGGCCATAAAAGATGCCAAACTCAGAACCTTCATAACACAGGACAGCAGTAGGGACGATTTGGTGGCACACGTCTATGATATCTCCTATGGATCTGTGAAGGAAAACGACAATTTGGTAATCATAGATGATAGTATCGTGAGAGGAACCACTCTTCAAAAGAGTATCCTAAGAATTTTAGACCGACTATTGCCGAAGAAAATTATAGTTGTCTCATCGGCACCTCAAATCCGATATCCTGACTGCTACGGAATAGATATGGCCAAACTGGAAGATTTTGTTGCATTTAAGGCCGCTTTGGCCCTTCATGAAGAAAGGAATACTATGCACCTTGTAGAGGAAATCTACAAAAAATGTCTGCAACAAACCAGTACACATGATTCTGAGGTAGTAAATTACGTAAAGGAATTCTATGCCCCTTTTACGGCAGATGAGATTTCGGACAAAATTGGACAATTATTAAGTCCGCCAGATATTAAAGCCCAGGTTCAGGTAATTTATCAAAATATTGAAAACCTACATGAAGCCTGTCCCAAAAACCTGGGAGATTGGTACTTTACCGGCAATTATCCCACACCCGGTGGTAACCGCGTAGTAAACAGGGCGTTCATTAACTTTTTCGAAGGCAAGAACGAACGGGCATACTAAACATTTCATCGATGAAGGGTAGGTTTTTATGCACTTAATCGATGAAATACACTCTTTAACGTCTTTTTGATCAGAAACCTGCAGTGCACTTGTACTTTAGTAGTGCCATAGCATAAGTAGGTTAAGTTCATGGTAAGATTTGGGGCAAAAAAGGTGGAGACTTCTCCACCTTTTTTATTGGTACCAATTCTATATACAGACCCCGCTGTATTACATCCTATATAATCTACTGTTTATCGAATAAGAAGTATTTCAACTTATTAAAGAGACATTCATCTAAAACCTTTTTTCCACAGCATACATTACTCTACTTTTGGAGGACCATAGCATAAGTAGGTTAAGTTCATGGTAAGATTTGGGGAAAAAGGTAGAGCTATGCTCTGCCTTTTTATTTTTGCCCAAATCTGTAATGATATTATAGAATAACGAACTTCCCCAAAAAACAAATTGATTTTTATGGGACGGTTCCCTAATTGCAACAGAAAGTATTTTCGCTAAAGGTGTTTGCCCCTCTCCCATCCATATTTTTCCAAATACTGCTTCCCACTCTCTATGGCACCATCCTCTAAGCTAGTGCCCATGGTGTCGTTCCAACGATTTAAAAATCCGAACAAAGAAATGACCCCCAACATTTCCACTATCTCTCCTTCATCCCAATGTTTATATAAGGCTTTTTTTATTTTAGAATTCATGGTATTGGGTACCTGGGAAGCCGCCAATGCAAAATCCAAGGCCGCCCGTTAGGCCTCTGAGAATGCAGAATGCGTCCTGTACTCCCAAATATTATCCAGTTGCTCCTGCTCCGCCCCATAACGTTCTGCGGCACTTATTGCATGCGCTTGACAATACCGACAACCAGTGGCGTTACTGCTTACCCAGGCCATCATTCTTTTCAAAGCCGAGCTTACCCTTCCTTCATTTGCCATCACCGCCATATTTAAATTAATAAATGCCTTGGAAATAGCGGGCCGATGCTGCATGGTCAATACCGAATTAGGACAGAAACCCAAAGTTTCATTAAAAATTTCAGCCAACTTTTTGGTCGCTGAATCATGATCGGCATCTAAAGGGTCTACAAGGGACATGATTTGTGAATTATGCGTATTTTTGACCTATACAAGTAACGAAAAAAACACCTACATGACAAATCAAATCACTACCAAATGGCTTGGTAATATGGCCTTTGAAAGCAATAATCCGTCCGGAAACAACCTAATTATAGATGTAGCCCCTGAAAATGGGGGAGAAGGCATGGGATACAGGCCTAAAGCCCTTATGTTGACCGCTTTGGCCGGCTGTTCCGGTCTGGATGTTGCTTCCCTAATTAAAAAAATGAAATTGGAGGTGGAAGAGTTTAGAATAGAGACTATTGCCAACCTAACCGAGGAGGACCCTAAATTTTACGACAAGGTAGTGGTAGAGTATCATTTTACTGGAGCTAACCTCAACGAAAAAAAATTGCAAAGAGCGGTTGATCTTTCCGTTGAAAAATATTGTGGGGTAATGGAAATGTTCCGTCAATTCGCAACCTTGGAGATTAAGACTTATTTTGATAAATAATAGTTTCCTTTCTTCTTTTTACTATGATCCAAAGATTTCTATATCTGTTAGCCGGTTTTATACTGGTACAACAAAACTTGCATGCCCAAGCTACAGAAAATATAATATCCCACATCCAGGAAACCATTGTTACCGATCCGTCAAAAGGTGAAAATAGTTATAAGCATTGGGCCGTTTTTCCTCCCAAAAACAAGGAAATTCGGCAGATAATCTTAAATCTTACTTTTGAATGCCCTGACAATATGCGCTGTGCAGACTGGGATTATGTTGACCATATTAAAGTGAGGCAAAAGAATGACACCACCAACTATGAAATTGCTAGAATGCTTACACCCTATGGCGGCAGATTTCAGGAAGATTGGCGATTTGATTGGAAAGTGGACATTACGGATTTTAGTCCCATTTTAAGGGATAGCCTCGAGGTAGATTATATACATACAGGTTACGAAGACAATAAGACCCGCGGATGGAAGGTTACCGTAGATTTTGAAATTACTTATGGGACTCCCGTTGCCGAGCAACTGGCCATACATAAGGTCTACGATGGCAATTATAGTTATGGAGATAAATCAGATCCCATTGAAAATCACTTGGTACCAGTTGCTTTAAAGGCCAGTACCCAATCCTCCTTTGGAAAGGTAAAAATTCATCAGACAGGACATGGGATGGATGCCAATGGCTGTGGGGAATTTTGTGACAAATACCGTGACATACTGTATAACGGCAAGGTAATCGATAGAAAACAATTATGGATGGAATGTGGAGATAACCCCTTATATCCACAAGCCGGGACCTGGATCTTTGACCGGGCCAATTGGTGCCCCGGTTATTTATTGCAACCAGATGAGGTAAGTTTTGACTTAAATTCAGGACAAGAATTTACCATTGACCTTAATATGGAACCCTATGAAACGGAAAAGCCAAGTGCAAAAGAACTTTTAGTGGCCTATGTTCTGGAATATGGCAAGATAAATTCCGAAAATGACGTTGCTTTAGTGGATATCATATCCCCTTCCAACGAAAAAATACACAGTAGAAAAAATGAAACGGGAGCTTTTCCCATTATCCGGATAAAGAATAATGGCCAGAACAATTTAAAATCTTTGGTAATAAATTATTTTCTAGAGGGGCAGAAACCAAAAGAATTTAAATGGAAAGGAGACATTCCTTTTGGGGAAACCGCCCTATTAACCTTGCCCGAAGAGATATTTAGTGATAAAGAGTCTACCCGCTTTTTTGTAGAATTAAAAAGGCCTAATGGCAAAAAAGATGGTTACGGTTTGGATAATTCCAAAAGCTCAGTCTATACCAAACCCAATATCTTGCCCGAGTCCGTTATTATCTATTTTAAGACGAATAAAAAGCCCGGCCAAAATGAATATTCCGTTACCGATAGCTACGGAAAGCCAATATTCAAAAGAGATAGTGTAGATCTTAAACCTTACACCATCTATTCGGATACCCTGAGACTTCGAAAGGGTAACTATACTTTTAAGTTACATGATAAAGGAGGGGATGGACTTGAGTTTTGGTTCAGGGCAAAGGATGGCAATGGTAGCGTTAAACTATTGGATACTTTGGGGCAGGCCATAAAACATTTCAATTCCGACTTTGGGAGCCATATTATGTATAACTTTAGAGTAGAACCTGGGGTTACCTATCATTTGGACAATGAACCATCCATAAATATGTTCCCTGCCAGAACCGAGGGTCCAGTAACATTGGATTATTTTGCCAATGACGAAAAAAATGTGGAGGTCATTATTACCCAACAGGAAGATGAGACAAAAATAGTGGAAACCCATACCTACTTAAATTTCAAAAAGGGTATTTTTACATATGACCTCTCCTATTTGCCTAAAATGCGCTACTATCTAAAAGTTGTAATAGACGGCAAAGAAGTATTTAAAAATAGAATTAGGCTAAAGGAGTAATTACCATGCGATGGACCATTAAACCAAAACCCGAACAACCACAAATTGACGCGTTAGCCGCGGCCCTAAACGTGGAAGATCTGGTAGCGCAACTATTATTACAGCGTGGCATTGCCAACTATGAGGATGCCAAAAGGTTTTTTAGGCCACAGCTTTCAGACCTTCACGATCCTTTTTTAATGAAGGATATGGACAAGGCCGTGGAACGAATAGAAAGGGCCATTGCAGAGCAGGAAAATATTTTGATTTTTGGTGACTACGACGTGGATGGCACTACGGCAGTAGCCTTGGTTTCCTCCTATTTGGAAAGCACCTACCCCAACGTGGCCACCTATATCCCGGACCGATATAACGAAGGCTATGGGGTTTCCTATCAAGGTATAGATTTTGCCGAGGATAACAGCTTTTCCCTAATAATTGCCTTGGATTGTGGGGTTAAGGCCATTGAGAAGGTAGAATATGCAAAGGAAAAGGGTATCGACTTTATTATCTGTGATCACCACAGGCCAGGGAATACTTTACCAAATGCAGTAGCTGTTTTGGACCCTAAAAGAGCGGATTGTTCCTATCCTTATGACGAACTTTGTGGCTGTGGGGTAGGATTTAAATTGATCCAGGCATTGGGGAGCAATAAAGGGGAAACTATTGAAGATTTAGTTCCTTATTTGGATTTGGTTGCTACAGCCATAGGGGCAGATATAGTGCCCATTACAGGGGAAAACCGGGTTATGGCCTATTGGGGGCTGCAAGTAATCAACCAAGATCCGAGAGCCGGTTTTAAGGCGATCATCAATCAGATAAAAAAACAAGTCCTTACCATTACAGACGTGGTTTTTATAATTGCTCCGCGAATTAATGCTGCAGGGCGCATGGAGCACGGGCAACACGCGGTTAATCTGTTAAAGGAAACCGATTTGGCACGGGCCGAATTTTTTGCCGCCGAAATAGAGAAATACAATACGGACAGAAGAAACCTAGACCAGATCATTGCCCAAGAAGCCCTATTACAGATACAAGAAAACAAAGAAGAGGAAGGTTTTACCTCAGTGGTATACAATGAAACCTGGCATAAGGGGGTAATCGGAATTGTAGCCTCCCGTCTCATTGAAACTTATTATAGGCCCACTTTGGTCTTTACAAAGAGCGGCAATAAATTGGCAGCCTCTGCGCGATCCATCAAAGGTTTCGACGTATATGAGGCATTGGAGGGCTGTTCCGATACCATTGAACAATTTGGTGGGCATATGTATGCCGCCGGATTAACTTTACTTGAAGAGAATTACGAGGCCTTTAAAGCCAAATTTGAGGAAGTGGTTGCCAATACCATGGATCCAAATCTAATGTCTCCTGAAATTATGGTAGACGCCATAATTAACTTGGATCAAATTACTCCAAAGCTGATGCGCATTATTAAACAATTTGCCCCCTTTGGCCCAGGAAATATGACCCCTACTTTCATGGTAGAAAATCTTAACGATACCGGCTACGCAAAAGTGGTAGGACAAGAAGGAAAACATTTAAAATGTAAGCTTTTTGATAAAAATAACGGCTCCAGGAGGTCGGGAATTGATGCAATTGGGTTTAATTTAGGTAAGCATTTACCTACGGTATCAAGCAAAACCGTTAGCGCCGTTTTTACATTGGATGAAAACGAATGGCAGGGTAAAATAGCCCTTCAAATGAAGTTAAAGGATCTAAAAGAACATGATAGTTATCAATTTTAATTTTTTGATAACTAAAATGCATCAATAAATTGTACAATTAACAGGCTGCAACTACAAATTTTAGTACGAATTGTACTATGCCAAGCAGGTAAATCAACAGTATTCCGATTTTCCCTCTAGATGGACCGAAAAATCTCTTGTATTTCAGCTTAAGGAAGACTCATATTTCTTCAGGGATAAGGAAGACCCATCAAATTCGCCGTAAGTAAAATAGGAAATCCAATCCCCTAGATTCACATAGATTGAATTATCATTTAAGGGTATTTCCAAAGGCAGGTGCCGATGCCCAAAAACAAAATAATCATAGTGCTGCTGTTCCAGTTTCCGTCTACAGTATTGCACCAGCCATTCGTTCTCCTCCCCAAGAAATTTAATATCCTCATCCCCGGAAATCATTTTGTTCTTTACGGAAAGATATTGGGCCAGTTTTACGCCAAAATCGGGATGCAACCAATTATACAGCCATTTGGATACGGGGTTGGTGAATACTTTTTTCATCCGCTTGTACCCTTTGTCCCCAGGACCCAAACCATCACCATGTCCAATTAAAAATGACTTACCATTTAATAAAAAGGATTGTGGTTCGTGATATACAGGAATGTTCAACTCCTCTTCAAAATATCCGTTCATCCATAAATCATGGTTCCCCACAAAATAGTATACCGGAATGCCCGAATCGGTAATTTCTGCCAATTTCCCCAAGGTACGGGTAAAGCCCTTGGGCACTACCGTTTTATACTCGAACCAAAAATCGAAAAGATCCCCAAGGAGAAAAATAGCGGAAGCATCCTCTTTTACGGTATCCAACCAAGCCACAAACCTCTTTTCTCGTGGAAAACTAAGGTCCTTGGTAGGAGCCCCCAAATGATTATCACTAGAGAAGTATATTTTCTTGCCCGCGGGAACGTCAATAGTTTTCATGCAGGCCTTTTTAATTATCAGAAGCGTACCACTCTGCAAAGGAGGTGTCGGTTTCCTGTAGCTTTAAAGAATGTAGGCTGATGTTTTTTGGCAATCTGGCCTTTATTCTATCTGCAAAATCCAAAACCATATTTTCACTGGTAGGTTGATAATTGGCCAATATTACATTGTGCCCCCTATCCGTTAGTTCCTGTGCCAATTCCACATGCGGAGTATTTTTATTAAAAACTGTAGCATGGTCAAATTGATCCACAATCTCTTCCTTCACAATTCTCTTCAAATCCCCAAAATCTATGACCATTCCCAATTTTACGTGTGCAGTATCGGTAATAGGCTTCCCTATTACGGTTACTGAAAGCTTATAACTATGCCCATGTACATTTCTACATTTACCATCATAACCGAACAAGGCATGTCCAGTTTCAAAATTAAACTGTTTGGTAATACGAATGTTGCCCATATTATTTATTTGGACTGCAAAGGTAATTTATTCTGGGAAACTAATCATTGAGTATGGGCTGTGTCCAAGCAGATTCGTATTTGATGTCCTCTATTGGGTTTTTCTGAAGTTTTGTAGAAGATATTTTACTCCTTACAAAGAGTATATCATCCGTTAGCTCGAAACTGGCAGAACCGCCCTTCACAGCCTTCAACTCCTTGACTTCGGTTTCCCCTTTAAGACATCCAAGAAAAGTTATATTATATTCAATACCTGTTTCCGGTTCCACTTCCACCTTCAAGGTCTTGTCTCCAAATTCCAAAGTTTTAAGGGTAACCCCAGTGGTAGAATAGAAGTCGCCCCTTTCCATAGCCTCTATCAATGAGGGAGCAGACAAGGTATCGGACTGTACCATTACCCAACCCCTGCCGGAATTACTCCATTTATTACCCATTTTATGGTAATTATGGGAATCATCGGTTGCCAAACCATACATAATGGGTTTTTTGGCCGTTATATAGGATATATTGATCTGATCCCACATTTCCTCCGTAGAAATATGTGTTGAATCTCCCATATTATGAACCATGGGATGACCGTTGTACACTTCAAAAAAGCGCTCTCCCTTCAAGGATATCATGTCGTCAAGACTAATACTGTAATAAAAGTTGGGATGATTTATATGTGGCATAATAGGAACTCCCGTTTCTTTCCGTTGTTTAAGTACCGCATCCAGATTGTTCTGCATGACTTCCGAAATACTATTACCCCCCTGGGGATCTATTTTTTCCTGAATATTGCTAGCGTTCATATGTACATGTTTGTCCTCGTACCTGTCCGTAATTTCTTCCGAATGAATGACTAAAAATTCTTCCGCTTTCTCAAAAAGATCCCTATACTCCGTATACGTCTTTAATTTTACATGCACCTTTCCGGAGTCCGTTTTATGCTCTACCCAATCCTCCCCATAAGTTGCCAAATAGTTCTCAAAGCTTTTTTGATAAATGGAATCTTCCCTGACCTGTATCCATTTTTCCTCCATAGAAACGGTATTATGGTCCGATAGGGCAATGAATTGATAGTCGTGCGACTTATACCACTCCAGAATAGTCTCAGGAAACTCGTCCCCATCGCTCCAGAACGAATGGGTATGAAGATTACCTTTGTACCACTTTTTATTTACAGCTGTATCAGTACTTTTATTACTATCTCCACAGCTTTCCATTAGAAAAGCCATAATTAACAAAATAGAGGGTAAAACATGTTTCATTTATAGAGTAATTTGGAAATTGAAGCCCAAAAGTTAATGAAAATGTATTAGAAATCAGGGAATAAGCTAAAAATCAATAATAAACATTACAATTAAATAATAAACGTTTAGGGACAATTAAGACACACTTAACATGCTGTGTAAAACCAATAGCATTTTCGTCTATTTTTGTCCGATTTTTAAAACCATACAAACTTGGCAGAACTATTTGAACAACTGGAGTTTAAGGAGAATCCTCTTTTTGAAAAAGTGATAGATGATATCCTAATACAGAAATACAGTATTGTAGATGATTTTTTCTCTCCGGAGGATGTGGCCCAATTAAGGGATTCACTCCTGGCCAAATATGAGGAGGATCAATTTAAAAAAGCAGCTATAGGAAATCGTGTCAATGAATTGATCATAAAGGCAATCCGTGGCGATTTTATCCTGTGGATGGATGAAAGCAGTAAGGATATACTGGAACAACAGTTTTTTCTAAAAATTAATGAATTGGCCAATTATCTGAACAAGACCTGTTTTATGGGAATCCTATTCAAGGAATTTCACTATGCCATATATCCTGAAGGCACTTTTTACAAAAGGCATTTGGACACTTTTCAGAATGATGATAGGCGTAAACTTTCCATGGTCTGTTATCTAAATGAACCAGATTGGGTGGCAGATAAAGATGGTGGTGAATTGGTACTATACTTACCCACGGAAAATGGGGAAGAGGCAAAACATATTGCCCCCTTTCCGGGAAGGGTCGTTATTTTTGAAAGTCAAGAATTGGAGCACGAGGTAAAACCTGCCCATCGCGAACGACTTAGCATCACTGGGTGGTTAAAGACCAGATAACCGACTTATCTTTTATATTTTCTATTGTTTTTAATTCGATTAACGAAATAAACTACCAATAAAACCAAGGCTAGTAGAGGGAAAACGAAGTTCCCGTTCAAGAACGATAAAATATCCATTAGAAAAGTTTTAAAAAATAAAACGGTGAACTGTTCCAGTTATTGCTTCTTCACAAAAAACGCCACAATCGCCGAAGTAACGATTCCCATGGTCAATGCACCAAAAAGACTTTGAATGATATAGCTATTCAAATTAAAATAACTCTCCGCAGCTTCTTGATCCATTTTCCCCGAATCCACCACAAAATTAATAATATTTGTAAAATATTCAGGTGTAATAAAATTACTCGTAATGTATTGTGTCAACGGACTTATTACGGCAATGATCACACTTAAAATGATACCACTGATAAATCCCTGTTTCCAACTCATTTTTCCATTGTAATCCACCTTTCTTTTGTCCAATAGGGCCAATACATAAACTGCTATAGCTATGATAGCAAAAAAGTTGGTATATATAGCGTGCTTTTCTATGAGTACATCGTGCCAGCCCATAGATTTCTCAAAGGCCATCCAAAGCAGGGTTGCCAATGCAAAAATAATGGCCCATTTAATTTCAATGCGGAACTTGCTCATAATCTATTTATTTTTGAATTTTTCCAATGCTTGCTTAGTTTCTTCAGAGATTGCCAAACGTCCGGTTATTTCTGCCCTGTTGGTCAATAAAGTGTCCCAATGTCCCGTACCTTCCCAGAGCACTTTTTTCCATTCCTCCATAGCCTCGGGATTATACTTGGCCAATTTTTCCGTAAAAATATCCAATTCCTTGTCCATTTCATCCTGTTTATCAAAGACCTTGGAAAACAGCCCCTTTTCCTTTGCCCAGTAGGCATTTTTCCACTCATTGGGGGAAAGCGACAGTTCCGACAAGCCGGCAACACCAATTTTTCGCTGTACCGCTGGTGCAATCACCAAAGGCGCTATACCGATGGTTAGTTCTGATAAGCGAATGGAAGCCGCTTCTACGGCAAATACGTAATCGCAGGCAGCTATAATTCCTACCCCTCCGCCAACGGCT is from Arenibacter algicola and encodes:
- a CDS encoding CehA/McbA family metallohydrolase domain-containing protein codes for the protein MKHVLPSILLIMAFLMESCGDSNKSTDTAVNKKWYKGNLHTHSFWSDGDEFPETILEWYKSHDYQFIALSDHNTVSMEEKWIQVREDSIYQKSFENYLATYGEDWVEHKTDSGKVHVKLKTYTEYRDLFEKAEEFLVIHSEEITDRYEDKHVHMNASNIQEKIDPQGGNSISEVMQNNLDAVLKQRKETGVPIMPHINHPNFYYSISLDDMISLKGERFFEVYNGHPMVHNMGDSTHISTEEMWDQINISYITAKKPIMYGLATDDSHNYHKMGNKWSNSGRGWVMVQSDTLSAPSLIEAMERGDFYSTTGVTLKTLEFGDKTLKVEVEPETGIEYNITFLGCLKGETEVKELKAVKGGSASFELTDDILFVRSKISSTKLQKNPIEDIKYESAWTQPILND
- a CDS encoding enoyl-CoA hydratase/isomerase family protein, which produces MGTSRSNGSLYTSIVNGVATVEFGHPASNSFVSELLERLTKTLVELSNKEEVSVILIKSEGNRAFCAGASFDELLEVDNLSEGKIFFSGFAHLINAMRTCKKLIVGRVQGKAVGGGVGIIAACDYVFAVEAASIRLSELTIGIAPLVIAPAVQRKIGVAGLSELSLSPNEWKNAYWAKEKGLFSKVFDKQDEMDKELDIFTEKLAKYNPEAMEEWKKVLWEGTGHWDTLLTNRAEITGRLAISEETKQALEKFKNK
- a CDS encoding 2OG-Fe(II) oxygenase, whose amino-acid sequence is MAELFEQLEFKENPLFEKVIDDILIQKYSIVDDFFSPEDVAQLRDSLLAKYEEDQFKKAAIGNRVNELIIKAIRGDFILWMDESSKDILEQQFFLKINELANYLNKTCFMGILFKEFHYAIYPEGTFYKRHLDTFQNDDRRKLSMVCYLNEPDWVADKDGGELVLYLPTENGEEAKHIAPFPGRVVIFESQELEHEVKPAHRERLSITGWLKTR
- a CDS encoding DUF4199 domain-containing protein, encoding MSKFRIEIKWAIIFALATLLWMAFEKSMGWHDVLIEKHAIYTNFFAIIAIAVYVLALLDKRKVDYNGKMSWKQGFISGIILSVIIAVISPLTQYITSNFITPEYFTNIINFVVDSGKMDQEAAESYFNLNSYIIQSLFGALTMGIVTSAIVAFFVKKQ